In Kordia antarctica, the following proteins share a genomic window:
- a CDS encoding DUF6341 family protein, translated as MKNIFEGIADFSENVLLAPFNSLRAMELENWAAANAINWIFMIIAASAMVYWVLQLKKFNDNGEERKDISSHSYL; from the coding sequence ATGAAAAATATTTTTGAAGGAATTGCAGACTTTAGTGAAAACGTACTTCTTGCTCCTTTTAATTCTTTGCGAGCAATGGAATTAGAAAATTGGGCAGCAGCAAATGCAATCAACTGGATCTTTATGATTATAGCAGCTTCTGCTATGGTATATTGGGTTTTACAGTTAAAGAAATTCAACGACAATGGCGAAGAACGTAAAGACATATCGTCTCATTCTTATTTATAA
- a CDS encoding UDP-glucuronic acid decarboxylase family protein, whose product MKRILITGAAGFIGSHLCDRFIKEGYHVIGMDNLITGDIRNIEHLFHLEHFDFYHHDVTKFVHVPDKLDYILHFASPASPIDYLKIPIQTLKVGSLGTHNLLGLAKEKNARILIASTSEVYGDPLVHPQSEEYYGNVNTIGPRGVYDEAKRFQESITMAYHRFHGLETRIVRIFNTYGPRMRLNDGRVIPAFIGQALRGEDLTVFGDGTQTRSFCYITDQVEGIFRLLMSDYVDPVNIGNPHEITIGDFAEEIIKLTGTSQKVIYKELPVDDPLKRKPDISKAKEILNWEPKVDRAEGMKKTYDYFKSLPEKELFKKEHKDFSTYTRM is encoded by the coding sequence ATGAAACGAATTCTAATTACGGGAGCAGCCGGATTTATAGGTTCACACTTATGTGATCGCTTCATAAAAGAAGGATATCACGTTATTGGAATGGACAATCTTATTACGGGAGACATTCGTAACATTGAACATTTATTTCACTTAGAACACTTTGATTTTTATCATCACGATGTGACAAAATTTGTACACGTGCCTGATAAGTTAGACTATATTTTACACTTTGCATCGCCAGCAAGTCCGATAGATTATTTAAAAATTCCGATTCAAACCTTGAAAGTAGGTTCGTTAGGAACACATAATTTATTAGGCTTAGCCAAAGAAAAAAACGCACGTATTTTAATTGCGTCTACTTCGGAAGTATATGGAGATCCATTAGTGCATCCGCAATCGGAAGAATATTACGGAAACGTAAATACTATTGGTCCACGCGGCGTTTATGACGAAGCCAAACGATTCCAAGAATCTATTACAATGGCGTATCATAGATTTCACGGATTGGAAACGCGAATTGTTCGAATATTCAATACATACGGACCAAGAATGCGATTGAATGACGGACGTGTGATTCCTGCATTTATTGGGCAAGCGTTACGCGGCGAAGATTTAACCGTTTTTGGAGATGGAACACAAACACGTTCCTTTTGTTATATTACCGATCAAGTAGAAGGAATTTTTAGATTGTTAATGAGTGATTATGTAGATCCAGTAAATATTGGAAATCCGCACGAAATTACGATTGGAGATTTTGCAGAAGAAATCATCAAACTTACGGGAACATCACAAAAAGTAATCTACAAAGAATTGCCAGTTGATGATCCATTAAAGCGAAAGCCAGATATTAGCAAAGCGAAAGAAATTCTAAACTGGGAACCAAAAGTAGATCGTGCTGAAGGAATGAAAAAAACCTACGATTACTTTAAATCATTACCAGAAAAAGAATTATTCAAAAAAGAACACAAAGATTTTTCAACGTATACAAGAATGTAA
- the purD gene encoding phosphoribosylamine--glycine ligase, producing MNILVLGSGGREHTFAWKLSKSPLLTKLFVAPGNAGTAAIAENVAMSVNDFEAIGKFSVENNIDIVVVGPEDPLVNGIHDYFLNDEALNQIHIIGPQKAAAELEGSKEFAKKFMMRHNIPTAAYESFTKETVEAGCEFLTTLQSPYVLKADGLAAGKGVLIIKDLKEAQDSLREMLVDAKFGDASTKVVIEEFLDGIELSCFVLTDGKNYVTLPTAKDYKRIGEGDTGLNTGGMGAISPVPFADAEFMEKIETRIIQPTIDGFQKDNLPYKGFVFIGLIKVGNDPFVIEYNVRMGDPETEVVIPRLENDLAELFQAIGNQTLDKITLQIKKEAATTIMVVSGGYPEAYEKGKEITGVESITDSIVFHAGTKLEGNKVVTNGGRVIAITSQAITYEEAIKKSYQNINKLHFDKMYYRKDIGFDL from the coding sequence ATGAACATTCTTGTTTTAGGATCAGGCGGAAGAGAACACACATTTGCTTGGAAACTATCAAAAAGTCCATTACTCACCAAGCTTTTTGTAGCGCCAGGAAATGCTGGAACGGCGGCAATTGCTGAAAATGTAGCAATGAGCGTGAATGATTTTGAAGCGATTGGAAAATTTTCAGTAGAAAACAACATTGATATTGTCGTAGTTGGACCAGAAGATCCATTGGTAAACGGAATTCATGATTATTTTTTGAATGATGAAGCGTTAAACCAAATTCACATCATTGGTCCGCAAAAAGCAGCCGCCGAATTAGAAGGAAGCAAAGAGTTTGCTAAGAAATTTATGATGCGTCACAACATTCCAACAGCGGCGTATGAAAGTTTTACCAAAGAAACCGTAGAAGCTGGTTGCGAATTTTTAACCACATTACAATCGCCATATGTATTAAAAGCAGATGGTTTGGCGGCTGGAAAAGGTGTGTTAATTATAAAAGATTTAAAAGAAGCGCAAGATTCCTTACGTGAAATGTTAGTCGATGCAAAATTTGGCGACGCAAGTACAAAAGTTGTGATTGAAGAATTTTTGGATGGAATTGAATTGAGTTGTTTCGTTTTAACAGATGGAAAAAACTATGTGACACTTCCAACTGCGAAAGACTATAAACGTATTGGAGAAGGCGACACTGGATTGAACACAGGCGGAATGGGCGCAATATCGCCAGTTCCTTTTGCAGATGCGGAGTTTATGGAAAAGATTGAAACGCGCATCATACAACCAACTATTGACGGTTTTCAGAAAGATAACTTGCCCTATAAAGGATTTGTTTTTATTGGATTGATCAAAGTTGGAAATGATCCGTTTGTGATAGAATATAATGTACGAATGGGCGATCCGGAAACGGAAGTTGTGATTCCAAGATTAGAGAATGATTTGGCGGAGTTGTTTCAAGCAATAGGAAATCAAACATTGGATAAAATCACATTACAGATTAAAAAAGAAGCGGCAACGACAATAATGGTCGTTTCTGGCGGATATCCGGAAGCGTATGAAAAAGGAAAAGAAATTACGGGTGTAGAAAGCATTACAGATTCTATCGTGTTTCACGCAGGAACAAAATTGGAAGGAAATAAGGTAGTTACAAACGGCGGAAGAGTGATTGCAATTACATCGCAAGCAATTACGTATGAAGAAGCCATAAAAAAATCTTATCAAAATATAAACAAGTTACATTTTGATAAGATGTATTATAGAAAAGATATCGGTTTCGACTTATAA
- a CDS encoding glycosyltransferase family 2 protein: MQQPLVSVITPTYNSEVFISETIDSIRAQTYTNWELILVDDASSDTTVEILQHYSTLDKRITFYVLDTNSGAAIARNTAIEKASGSFIAFLDADDLWKPEKLSKQISFMQTKDIAVSFSSYELMNEKGTSLGKMIKALPTVNYAKMLKSNYVGNLTGMYNAEKLGKVYMPNIRKRQDWALWLKLIKKVGKAHSLEEPLAKYRVRDNSISSNKINLLKYNYAIYRKALKFGAFKSSLYLVRFLIEHFFIKPQQTTQL; this comes from the coding sequence ATGCAACAACCGCTAGTTTCTGTCATTACGCCAACGTATAATTCTGAAGTATTTATTTCGGAAACGATTGATTCTATTCGTGCGCAAACCTATACAAATTGGGAACTTATTTTGGTCGATGATGCTTCTTCCGACACTACTGTAGAAATTTTACAGCACTATTCCACCTTAGACAAACGAATCACGTTTTATGTATTAGACACAAATTCGGGCGCAGCAATTGCTCGAAATACCGCGATTGAAAAAGCTTCTGGTAGTTTCATTGCTTTTTTAGATGCAGACGATTTATGGAAGCCTGAAAAACTTTCAAAACAAATCAGCTTCATGCAAACAAAAGATATTGCAGTTAGTTTTTCTAGTTATGAATTGATGAATGAAAAAGGAACATCATTAGGAAAAATGATTAAAGCCTTGCCAACAGTGAATTACGCTAAAATGCTCAAAAGTAATTACGTCGGAAACCTTACGGGAATGTATAATGCGGAGAAACTTGGTAAAGTATATATGCCAAATATTAGGAAGCGACAAGATTGGGCTTTATGGTTAAAACTGATTAAAAAAGTTGGAAAAGCGCACAGTTTGGAAGAACCGTTGGCAAAATATCGTGTACGTGACAATTCAATTTCATCAAATAAAATAAATTTATTGAAATACAACTATGCTATTTACAGAAAGGCACTTAAATTTGGGGCTTTCAAATCGAGTTTATATTTAGTTCGATTTTTAATAGAACATTTCTTTATAAAACCACAACAAACAACACAACTATGA
- a CDS encoding exopolysaccharide biosynthesis polyprenyl glycosylphosphotransferase — translation MRTKGRYSWLLRPFFVVFDLCVINILVFWFFDFNDQDLYFFDSSFWNNKHLLFILYTIIFWPLSSIYLKFYNVYRFTSIPHILSLLIKQLLAYTLIMYAFIGIFRSIDVQAFVTFKYLLLSFGIIGLGKIIGYYGLKKYRAVLDGNIRRVIIIGYNSGAQELERLFKNNKELGYKISGIFSDKKSEAITGTIEESFHFIEKEQGIDEIYCAIDELSEKHVNDYVKYASLNMINIKFIPNTKKLVTKRLKTDYYNYLPILSIQEVALNNNLNRFIKRAFDIAFSLFIIIFLLSWFIPLMAILIKLESKGPVFYKHIRNGMNYKEFTCYKFRSLNYDKDSDLKQVEEEDSRVTKIGRFIRKTSIDELPQFFNVLKGDMSVIGPRPHMIPYTSQYAKKIDKYNFVFRHSVKPGISGLAQVKGYRGEIKNDEDIINRIKYDIFYIENWSLFLDIKIIFETIANILKGEKKAY, via the coding sequence ATGCGCACAAAAGGAAGATATTCATGGCTATTGAGACCCTTTTTTGTGGTGTTCGATTTGTGCGTCATAAATATCCTTGTCTTTTGGTTTTTTGACTTTAACGATCAGGATTTATACTTTTTTGATTCTTCTTTTTGGAATAATAAACACTTGTTATTCATCTTATATACGATCATTTTTTGGCCGTTATCATCTATCTATTTAAAATTTTACAACGTATATCGGTTTACATCAATTCCACATATTTTATCCTTACTCATTAAACAATTATTAGCGTACACCTTAATTATGTATGCGTTTATCGGAATTTTTAGAAGTATCGACGTACAAGCTTTTGTGACGTTTAAATACCTACTATTGAGTTTTGGAATTATCGGTTTGGGTAAAATAATTGGGTATTATGGTTTAAAAAAATACCGCGCCGTTTTAGATGGAAATATTCGTAGAGTTATTATTATTGGATATAATTCGGGCGCGCAAGAATTAGAGCGTTTATTCAAAAATAACAAAGAACTTGGATACAAAATTTCGGGTATCTTTAGTGATAAAAAAAGTGAAGCAATTACAGGAACTATTGAAGAAAGTTTTCATTTTATAGAAAAAGAACAAGGTATTGACGAAATTTACTGTGCCATTGATGAACTCAGCGAAAAGCATGTAAACGATTATGTGAAATATGCGAGTTTGAATATGATTAATATCAAGTTCATTCCAAACACAAAAAAGTTAGTTACCAAACGACTCAAAACAGATTACTACAACTATTTGCCTATATTATCCATTCAGGAAGTTGCTTTAAACAATAACTTAAACCGGTTTATTAAACGCGCGTTTGATATTGCTTTTTCGTTATTTATTATCATTTTTCTGCTCTCTTGGTTTATTCCATTAATGGCAATATTGATAAAACTAGAATCAAAAGGACCAGTTTTTTATAAGCACATTCGGAATGGAATGAATTACAAAGAATTTACTTGTTACAAATTTCGGTCGCTGAATTACGATAAAGATTCAGACTTAAAACAAGTGGAAGAAGAAGATTCACGTGTGACCAAAATTGGGCGTTTTATTCGAAAAACAAGCATTGACGAATTGCCACAATTTTTCAATGTATTAAAAGGCGATATGTCCGTTATTGGACCACGACCACACATGATTCCGTATACAAGTCAGTACGCCAAAAAGATTGATAAATACAATTTTGTATTCCGCCACAGCGTAAAACCTGGAATTTCCGGATTGGCACAAGTAAAAGGTTATCGCGGCGAAATTAAAAATGATGAAGACATCATCAATCGCATCAAATACGACATTTTTTACATTGAAAATTGGTCACTATTCTTAGACATAAAAATTATTTTTGAAACGATTGCAAACATTCTCAAAGGAGAAAAAAAGGCATACTAA
- a CDS encoding UDP-glucose dehydrogenase family protein — protein MKITVVGTGYVGLVTGTCLAETGNDVLCVDIDKRKVERMQNKEVPIYEPHLDILFERNINAGRLKFTTSLEEGLAHGKIIFLALPTPEDEDGSADLSYVLGVAENIGKLMTEYRVIVDKSTVPVGTAEKVTSVIAENATVDFDVVSNPEFLREGFAVDDFMKPERIVIGSSSERATELMQRLYKPFVRSGNPILIMDEKSAELTKYASNSFLAAKITFMNEIANFCEKVGADVDKVRIGMGTDSRIGKRFLFPGIGYGGSCFPKDVKALYKSGKDNNYNFQILDAVINVNDKQKTALIPKVVNHLGEDLTGKTIAIWGLSFKPETDDIREAPSLYIIDALLAKGAKLKVFDPEAMDNVKAKLGDKVEYADSMYEAISNTDALIICTEWSIFRTPNFKKLREHLNQPIIFDGRNLYDVADMEKEGFTYFSIGRKEVL, from the coding sequence ATGAAAATAACTGTTGTTGGAACAGGATATGTAGGACTAGTCACAGGAACGTGCCTAGCTGAAACGGGAAATGATGTACTCTGTGTCGATATAGACAAGCGTAAAGTGGAACGAATGCAAAACAAAGAAGTTCCTATTTACGAGCCACATTTAGATATACTTTTTGAAAGAAACATAAACGCAGGTCGTTTAAAATTTACAACTTCATTAGAAGAAGGATTAGCGCACGGAAAAATTATATTTTTAGCATTGCCAACGCCAGAAGATGAAGATGGTTCTGCCGATTTATCATACGTATTAGGCGTTGCCGAAAACATTGGAAAACTAATGACGGAATATCGTGTCATTGTTGACAAAAGTACGGTGCCAGTTGGAACTGCCGAAAAAGTAACTTCGGTTATTGCAGAAAACGCAACGGTAGATTTTGATGTAGTTTCAAACCCAGAATTTTTACGTGAAGGTTTTGCTGTTGATGATTTCATGAAGCCAGAACGCATTGTCATTGGTTCAAGTTCAGAAAGAGCTACGGAACTCATGCAGCGTTTGTACAAACCGTTTGTACGTTCAGGGAATCCGATCTTGATTATGGATGAAAAATCTGCGGAGCTTACAAAATACGCTTCAAATTCGTTTTTAGCGGCGAAAATTACGTTCATGAACGAAATTGCTAATTTCTGTGAAAAAGTTGGCGCAGACGTTGACAAAGTTCGTATCGGAATGGGAACAGACTCACGAATTGGAAAACGTTTCCTATTTCCAGGAATTGGTTATGGCGGATCGTGTTTTCCAAAAGATGTAAAAGCATTGTACAAATCGGGAAAAGATAATAACTACAATTTTCAAATATTGGACGCGGTTATCAATGTAAACGATAAGCAAAAAACAGCGTTAATTCCGAAAGTAGTCAATCACTTAGGAGAAGATTTAACAGGAAAAACAATTGCAATTTGGGGATTGTCTTTCAAACCAGAAACTGACGACATTCGCGAAGCGCCATCTTTATATATTATTGACGCATTATTAGCAAAAGGAGCAAAACTAAAAGTATTTGATCCGGAAGCAATGGACAATGTTAAAGCAAAACTTGGCGACAAAGTGGAATATGCAGATAGCATGTACGAAGCCATTTCAAATACAGATGCATTAATTATTTGTACAGAATGGAGCATTTTTAGAACGCCAAATTTCAAAAAGTTAAGAGAACATCTAAATCAACCGATCATTTTTGACGGTAGAAATTTATATGATGTAGCTGACATGGAAAAAGAAGGATTCACCTATTTCTCTATTGGACGAAAAGAAGTATTATAA
- a CDS encoding SdrD B-like domain-containing protein yields MKNRITLLVLITLLGFTNVFANSVPGSENTVENEIMTTGDNSIIISAGKRIYTLDMNTYQATLLATSPYVNEINSIASDNTTGWIFYVSNHISRYNWTIYGYNVYTNTHKNFGSVRNYFTSTGHAYSSRGLASGGATFYNGKLYFAMEYPTHCYYGRGENSGNENPKDELSNNVRSSGTVSNTLFTNGPITRNSSDEAADTGGRTGTGETNADFQILETEEANKANEFVNDYLSEEDLPVNNTADGALQQRGTSNAESGSYSYYSSSYNNRIYLLEISFSGLADAYGNTTAVSNGTPVYDNNGYSSFLFRGELGDIVVDDNGQLYAATSYQIQAYNFNSNTYDWANNEDVYAQMAKDKNSALQLLKNKRQCYTTPGGDDDDDDDDDDDDDDDDDDDDDDDDDDDDDDDDDDDDDDDDDDDDDDDDDDDDDNNDDDDDDNDDDDDDDRSYGDNESDNDDNDDDDNNDNDDDDDDNDDDDDDDDDDDDDDDDDDDDDDDDDDDDDDDDDDDDDDDDDDDNCPHTNCTTKSFVQSYTAPSSLRTYNNLQIGSLNEITGLDPHDVGKITDASDYIRLTPPVSYKIEGFVFDDNNEDGNLDTGETKLDGVAVTLYADNNTDGVLDAGDTVIESLNTDATGNYTFNDVQVANTLVQVTVPTDDGGFTYNLTTAEVIAVTGSTSDVTGIVFGINQVQINYNISGIVFDDNDRNGVKDMGEGFIGAALLTLYADTNNDGVLDAGDTIITTTTTDIMSGNYGFTNVTVMNTIVQVTVPGNTTTFTFVPTTPTEQAVSSTIVNVPNVNFGIDRVQIINYNISGTVFDDDNANGVIDEAGRLSNVTLTLYEDTDNNGTLGTVDTVIGSTTSATDGTYTFSNVTARRTLVAVTVPANDGSFTYTLTTAATRVTSSIVTNVTGVNFGINQQNASYAISGNVFNDVNADGNNDATDGGLNNVTVNLYRDINQNGRIDRGEPLITTTTSDRNGNYQFTGVTDVFVVVQIVVPNNTAQFQYVATTPISVALSTGATVINVDFGIQRTLIVLYNVRGIIWSDENSNQVEDPLELRLEGIGVTLYKDVNGNGIIDTGTDTAISTVFTSVTGVYQFTNVNFTNGIVAPALPSNATYTTSGQLAVSSVNIDVNNVDFGMLIIPDLFQVTGIVFDDDNENGIADVGEGSLDGLPVEIYMDTDLSGTFDANFDTLIALTQTANGGFDFTTPNYIVDNIPLGQVFVVIVIPAPNPPFETWTSTYDPDTGTANPDGVFPTIMTGNIAGVNFGINYVNTNATSRDANGADTMYTNAAEDVSERLRLYPNPTVSQIAINAEEFAGDVTVEIYNDRGYRVMTTTVSPFGNEVKVNVQRLAPGMYYAKFASRNKVASKKFIKR; encoded by the coding sequence ATGAAGAATAGAATTACTCTTTTAGTTCTAATAACATTATTAGGATTTACAAATGTTTTCGCGAATTCCGTACCCGGAAGTGAAAATACCGTCGAGAATGAAATTATGACTACTGGTGATAACTCGATTATCATTTCAGCAGGAAAGCGAATTTACACGCTTGACATGAACACGTATCAAGCTACGTTGTTGGCAACATCACCTTACGTAAATGAAATTAACTCCATCGCTAGTGACAACACTACAGGATGGATTTTTTACGTTTCTAACCACATTTCTAGATACAATTGGACGATATATGGTTACAATGTGTACACAAACACACACAAAAATTTTGGATCAGTTAGAAATTACTTTACGTCTACTGGTCACGCGTACTCTTCTAGAGGTTTAGCTTCTGGTGGAGCAACTTTCTACAACGGGAAACTATATTTCGCAATGGAATATCCTACGCACTGTTATTATGGCAGAGGCGAAAATTCAGGTAATGAAAACCCAAAAGATGAATTGTCAAACAATGTGAGGTCGTCAGGAACAGTGTCAAACACACTATTTACGAATGGGCCAATTACTAGAAATTCTTCTGATGAAGCTGCAGATACTGGTGGAAGAACTGGTACTGGAGAAACTAATGCTGATTTCCAAATTTTAGAAACGGAAGAAGCAAATAAGGCAAATGAGTTTGTTAATGATTACCTTTCTGAAGAAGACTTACCAGTGAATAATACTGCTGATGGTGCTTTACAGCAAAGAGGAACATCCAACGCTGAAAGTGGTTCTTATAGTTATTACAGTAGCTCGTACAACAACAGAATATATTTATTAGAAATCTCTTTTAGTGGATTAGCTGATGCTTATGGAAATACTACAGCTGTATCTAACGGAACACCTGTATATGATAACAACGGATATTCTAGTTTCTTATTTAGAGGAGAACTTGGAGATATTGTAGTTGATGATAACGGTCAATTATACGCTGCCACATCTTACCAAATACAAGCTTACAACTTTAATAGCAACACCTATGACTGGGCTAACAATGAAGATGTATATGCGCAAATGGCGAAAGATAAAAACAGCGCACTTCAATTATTAAAGAACAAAAGACAATGTTATACTACTCCAGGAGGAGATGATGATGACGATGATGACGATGATGATGATGATGATGATGATGATGATGATGATGATGATGATGATGATGATGATGATGATGATGATGATGATGATGATGATGATGATGATGATGATGACGATGACGACGACGACGACGACGACGACGATGATGATAACAATGACGATGATGATGACGACAATGATGATGACGACGATGATGATCGTAGTTATGGAGATAATGAGAGTGACAATGATGATAACGACGACGACGATAACAATGATAATGATGATGATGACGACGATAATGACGATGACGACGACGACGATGACGATGACGATGACGATGACGATGATGATGATGATGATGATGATGATGACGATGACGATGATGATGATGATGACGATGATGATGATGATGATGATGATGACGATGACAATTGTCCACACACAAATTGTACAACAAAGAGTTTCGTACAAAGTTATACGGCTCCATCAAGTTTAAGAACGTATAACAACCTTCAAATAGGATCACTAAATGAAATCACTGGATTAGATCCTCATGATGTTGGTAAAATTACAGACGCTTCTGATTACATCAGATTAACGCCACCTGTATCATACAAGATAGAAGGTTTCGTATTTGACGATAACAACGAAGATGGAAATCTTGATACTGGAGAAACTAAATTAGATGGTGTCGCAGTAACATTATATGCAGATAACAATACTGATGGAGTTTTAGATGCTGGTGATACAGTAATTGAATCTCTAAATACTGATGCAACAGGAAACTATACATTCAATGATGTACAAGTTGCAAACACGCTAGTGCAAGTAACTGTACCAACTGATGATGGCGGTTTCACATATAATTTAACAACTGCTGAGGTCATTGCTGTAACTGGAAGTACTTCTGATGTAACAGGGATTGTATTTGGAATCAACCAAGTACAAATAAATTACAACATCTCAGGAATTGTATTTGATGACAATGACAGAAATGGTGTAAAAGATATGGGCGAAGGATTTATCGGAGCTGCTTTACTTACACTATATGCTGATACTAACAATGACGGAGTTTTAGATGCTGGTGATACTATAATCACTACAACTACAACGGATATCATGTCAGGAAACTATGGCTTTACTAATGTTACTGTTATGAACACAATAGTTCAAGTAACAGTACCAGGAAACACAACAACCTTTACATTTGTACCAACAACTCCAACAGAACAAGCCGTAAGTTCAACAATTGTAAATGTACCTAACGTTAACTTTGGAATTGATAGAGTACAAATAATCAACTACAATATCTCAGGAACTGTATTTGATGATGATAATGCAAACGGAGTGATCGATGAAGCTGGAAGATTAAGTAATGTAACGCTTACATTATATGAAGATACCGACAACAACGGAACTTTAGGAACTGTTGATACAGTAATAGGTTCTACAACTTCTGCTACTGACGGAACATACACGTTCAGCAATGTAACTGCACGAAGAACATTAGTAGCGGTAACTGTACCAGCAAATGATGGTTCTTTTACCTATACATTAACAACAGCAGCAACAAGAGTTACTAGTTCAATAGTTACCAATGTTACTGGAGTTAATTTTGGAATCAACCAACAAAATGCTTCATACGCTATCTCAGGAAACGTTTTCAATGATGTAAACGCAGACGGAAACAATGATGCTACTGATGGAGGTTTAAATAATGTAACTGTTAATTTATACAGAGACATAAACCAAAATGGAAGAATTGATAGAGGAGAGCCATTAATCACTACAACGACTTCAGACAGAAATGGTAATTACCAATTCACTGGAGTAACAGATGTATTTGTGGTAGTACAAATAGTAGTACCAAACAACACGGCACAATTTCAGTACGTGGCTACAACTCCAATCAGTGTGGCTTTAAGTACAGGAGCTACTGTTATAAATGTAGACTTTGGTATTCAAAGAACATTAATTGTCTTATACAATGTAAGAGGTATTATTTGGAGTGATGAGAATTCTAATCAAGTTGAAGATCCACTAGAACTAAGATTAGAAGGTATTGGTGTAACACTTTATAAAGATGTTAACGGAAACGGAATTATTGACACAGGGACAGACACGGCAATAAGCACAGTTTTCACTTCAGTAACTGGAGTTTATCAGTTTACTAATGTGAACTTTACAAATGGAATTGTAGCACCAGCATTGCCATCAAACGCAACGTATACAACTTCAGGACAGCTAGCTGTTTCTAGTGTAAACATTGATGTAAACAATGTAGACTTTGGTATGTTAATTATACCAGACTTATTCCAAGTAACTGGTATTGTATTTGATGACGACAATGAAAATGGTATAGCTGATGTTGGCGAAGGTTCGTTAGACGGATTACCTGTTGAAATCTATATGGATACAGATTTATCAGGAACATTTGATGCTAACTTTGATACATTAATTGCACTTACGCAAACAGCAAACGGAGGATTCGACTTTACAACTCCTAACTATATTGTAGATAATATTCCTTTAGGACAAGTATTTGTTGTAATAGTAATTCCAGCACCAAACCCTCCATTTGAGACATGGACATCAACATATGATCCAGACACAGGAACTGCAAATCCAGACGGAGTATTTCCAACAATTATGACAGGAAATATTGCAGGAGTAAACTTTGGAATCAATTATGTTAATACTAATGCTACATCTAGAGACGCAAACGGAGCTGATACTATGTATACAAACGCTGCTGAAGATGTATCTGAAAGATTAAGATTATATCCAAACCCAACTGTTAGCCAAATAGCTATCAACGCTGAGGAGTTTGCAGGAGACGTAACTGTTGAAATTTACAACGACAGAGGATACAGAGTGATGACTACAACGGTAAGTCCATTTGGAAACGAAGTTAAAGTAAACGTTCAAAGGCTAGCGCCAGGAATGTACTATGCTAAATTCGCATCTAGAAATAAAGTTGCTAGCAAGAAATTTATCAAAAGATAA